From one Bacteroides intestinalis DSM 17393 genomic stretch:
- a CDS encoding RagB/SusD family nutrient uptake outer membrane protein: MKRYKYIVASLIASAFLATGCSESFLEVSSPTDETINSYFTTDAHIQEAVVAAYDPLHWSDWAMGEYNPVTLMSDIMADDLWIGGQDRTDNQAWHLMMNFEAIPTNVIKGLWTVSYSGVKRCNDVITYLGWAGDNVTEENRKYYEAQVITLRVLYYNWLWKFWGNIPYYNTNLTSPYLAEQLSADQVYENIITDLEGVIASNALPMKEKADNYGRVTKAMTYMLYAEIVMYQNDESRYGKALQYMQEIIGSTQYGLLENYAGIFKEANEWGKESIFEVNYKDDDAIRSWDGPLNAGGTVLPTLVSPHTWPNGTDGHDEGWGFCPVRLETYERYANNDTRRDATCWNAQAAIDAHNAANPTNQLTYNHRYQDTGYFLEKYAAHTGDNSGHKADAQLNWNNNLRIYRFSETLLNAAELITRGAGSGDAREYLNRVRKRAGLTTEKEATIDNIIDERHLEFVGEGKRYWDLIRTGKATSVLVPDGYGYRTNTWSANKKHLPIPQSEIDAAQGTLIQNNY; encoded by the coding sequence ATGAAAAGATATAAATATATAGTAGCAAGTTTGATAGCGTCCGCTTTCTTGGCTACAGGATGTTCAGAATCCTTTTTGGAGGTTTCTTCTCCAACAGATGAAACAATTAATTCTTATTTTACTACCGATGCGCATATTCAGGAAGCAGTAGTAGCAGCTTATGACCCTCTGCATTGGTCCGATTGGGCAATGGGTGAATATAATCCTGTAACTCTTATGAGTGATATCATGGCTGATGATCTTTGGATTGGCGGTCAGGACAGAACAGATAATCAGGCATGGCATTTGATGATGAATTTTGAAGCAATTCCTACAAATGTGATTAAAGGGCTGTGGACTGTTTCTTATAGTGGTGTGAAGCGTTGTAATGATGTCATTACTTACCTAGGTTGGGCAGGAGATAATGTAACTGAGGAGAATCGGAAATATTACGAGGCTCAAGTTATCACTCTCCGTGTACTCTACTACAATTGGCTGTGGAAGTTCTGGGGTAATATACCATATTATAATACAAACCTGACATCCCCCTATCTTGCGGAACAATTATCTGCAGATCAGGTGTATGAAAATATCATTACTGATCTTGAAGGTGTGATTGCAAGTAATGCTCTTCCGATGAAAGAAAAAGCAGATAATTATGGCCGTGTGACCAAGGCTATGACATATATGCTTTATGCTGAAATTGTAATGTATCAGAATGATGAATCCCGTTATGGTAAAGCTTTACAGTATATGCAGGAGATTATCGGTAGCACTCAGTATGGTTTGCTTGAAAATTATGCTGGTATCTTCAAGGAAGCAAATGAATGGGGTAAGGAATCTATATTTGAAGTAAACTATAAAGATGATGATGCTATTCGTTCATGGGATGGCCCATTGAATGCAGGCGGTACTGTATTACCTACACTGGTTAGTCCGCATACCTGGCCTAACGGAACAGATGGACATGATGAAGGATGGGGATTCTGTCCGGTTCGTTTGGAAACGTATGAACGTTATGCCAATAATGATACCCGTCGTGATGCCACTTGCTGGAATGCACAGGCTGCAATTGATGCTCATAATGCTGCAAATCCTACGAACCAGCTTACTTATAATCACCGCTACCAGGATACAGGCTATTTTCTCGAAAAGTATGCTGCACATACTGGTGATAATTCCGGTCATAAAGCAGATGCACAGTTGAACTGGAATAACAACCTTCGTATCTATCGTTTCTCTGAAACTCTGCTGAATGCAGCTGAATTGATTACTCGCGGTGCAGGTTCGGGTGATGCAAGAGAATACTTGAATCGCGTACGTAAACGTGCCGGATTGACTACTGAAAAAGAAGCAACAATTGATAATATCATAGACGAACGTCATCTTGAGTTTGTGGGTGAAGGTAAACGCTATTGGGATTTGATACGTACAGGTAAAGCTACCAGTGTGTTGGTGCCCGATGGATATGGTTACCGTACAAATACCTGGTCAGCAAATAAGAAGCATCTGCCTATTCCGCAGAGCGAAATTGATGCTGCACAAGGTACTTTAATTCAAAACAATTATTAA
- a CDS encoding SusC/RagA family TonB-linked outer membrane protein — translation MKKLLSVLFLLSFTLASVYAQDIQVKGTVISGADNEPLPGVNVVVKGNATTGTITGIDGEFALSVPSDAILSISYIGFKSLEIPVNGKRELKIVLQEDSEALDEVVVIGYGTQKKSVVTASIARVSSEDLANTAPVRMDNALKGLAAGVTVTSSSGQPGAAAQIRVRGVGTIRTENGAADPLYIVDGMPIEGGLDYLNPSDIASIEVLKDAASGAVYGARAANGVILVTTKSGKIGKTKVTYDFSYGWQSAWKNRDVLNATEYALMMNEGAINAGIAPKYNDPYSYGMGTDWQNEVFNDNAPVMNHQVSVSGASDKVNYLFSAGYYTQDGIVGGNFNRSNYERLTLRSNTQYTLFDESKNRNWLNSLKVTSNLSYARIKSTGIEANSTWGSPLGSALALSPMLTVYDEGDAAQAQLDKYANTTDYTPIFDPRNGKLFSIPGSEFGEMTNPIANLSLPGAKNWSHKFVANFSAELQLWDNLKFKTSYGADLSFWGNDGYTPLYYLRSGGASSRSTAYSEKHDGTVWQLENVLMYDKTIDKHTFSVLLGQSAKKNTGSYLRGTRNNIINYSRPYINASTGQAADGDQTAAGAPSEIATLASLFARASYNYDERYMFQVTIRRDGSSRFGSNNHYAVFPSFSLGWNLTNEKFMERRPEWLTSTKVRFSWGKNGNENIGNFKYTVLTSTGNNYIFGAGEKVINGVKASGLANPDLKWEESEQLDFGIDFGFFNNALTFTADYYKKTTNGMLMEMNIPSYVGESKPIGNVGKMENSGIELEAAYRFRVSDWNFRIGGNLTYLKNKLIEYGNESGWANLDSFQGTGTISRAQNGKPFPYFYGYKTAGVFQNMDEVNAYTNSKGELIQPNAVPGDVRFVDVDGSGSIDADDRTDIGKGMPDWTYGLNLNVSWKNFDLSMMWQGTMGNDIYDATRRTDISATNLPSWMLNRWTGEGTSNRIPRFMLGDNTNWQSSDLYVYDGSYLRLKNIQIGYTLPAALTQKVFVSSLRFYVAAENLFTFTKYHGFDPEISSGGTSLGVDYGVYPQARTWTIGANLTF, via the coding sequence ATGAAGAAGTTATTATCAGTTTTATTTTTACTAAGCTTTACCTTAGCTTCTGTATATGCACAAGATATACAGGTAAAAGGTACAGTGATAAGTGGTGCGGACAATGAACCCTTACCTGGAGTAAATGTGGTGGTGAAAGGTAATGCCACTACGGGAACAATCACTGGTATAGACGGTGAATTTGCTTTGTCGGTTCCCTCCGACGCAATCCTTTCTATTTCTTATATAGGATTCAAATCATTGGAAATTCCGGTAAATGGCAAGCGTGAGCTTAAAATTGTTCTGCAAGAAGATTCTGAAGCATTGGACGAAGTAGTGGTTATTGGTTACGGTACTCAGAAAAAGAGTGTGGTAACAGCGTCTATTGCCAGAGTATCATCTGAGGATTTGGCAAATACAGCTCCGGTTCGTATGGATAATGCTTTGAAAGGCTTGGCAGCTGGTGTTACAGTTACTTCCTCTTCCGGTCAGCCGGGTGCAGCAGCTCAGATTCGTGTACGTGGTGTAGGTACGATTCGTACGGAAAATGGTGCAGCCGATCCTCTTTATATTGTAGACGGTATGCCTATTGAAGGTGGTCTGGATTATTTGAATCCGAGTGACATTGCTTCTATCGAAGTTCTGAAAGATGCTGCTTCGGGTGCTGTTTATGGTGCGCGTGCTGCGAATGGTGTAATTCTTGTTACTACTAAAAGCGGTAAGATTGGTAAGACGAAAGTGACTTATGACTTTTCTTACGGCTGGCAAAGTGCATGGAAGAATCGGGATGTGCTGAATGCTACGGAATATGCGCTCATGATGAATGAGGGTGCTATTAATGCAGGTATAGCTCCCAAATACAACGATCCATACTCTTATGGTATGGGAACTGATTGGCAGAATGAAGTATTTAATGATAATGCTCCTGTAATGAATCATCAGGTGAGTGTGAGTGGTGCGAGTGATAAGGTGAACTATTTGTTCTCAGCTGGTTATTATACCCAAGATGGTATTGTGGGTGGTAACTTTAATCGTTCTAACTATGAGCGTCTGACTTTGCGTAGCAATACACAATATACTCTCTTTGATGAATCTAAGAACCGCAATTGGTTGAACAGTCTGAAAGTGACTTCCAACCTTTCTTATGCCCGTATTAAAAGTACCGGTATCGAAGCTAATTCCACTTGGGGATCTCCGTTAGGTTCTGCTTTGGCTTTATCTCCGATGTTGACCGTTTATGATGAAGGAGATGCTGCACAGGCTCAGCTTGACAAGTATGCTAATACAACGGACTACACTCCGATTTTTGATCCACGTAACGGCAAGCTCTTTAGTATTCCCGGTTCGGAATTTGGTGAAATGACCAATCCGATTGCTAATCTTTCTTTGCCCGGCGCTAAGAACTGGAGCCATAAGTTTGTGGCTAATTTTTCTGCAGAACTGCAATTATGGGATAACCTGAAATTCAAGACTTCTTATGGTGCCGACCTCTCTTTTTGGGGCAATGATGGTTATACTCCTCTTTACTATTTGAGAAGTGGTGGTGCTTCATCACGCTCTACTGCCTACTCAGAGAAGCATGACGGGACTGTTTGGCAGTTGGAAAATGTGTTGATGTATGATAAGACGATTGACAAGCATACTTTCTCAGTATTGTTAGGTCAGTCAGCCAAGAAGAACACCGGTTCATATCTTAGAGGTACACGTAACAATATTATCAATTATAGCCGTCCTTATATCAATGCAAGTACCGGACAGGCGGCGGATGGTGATCAGACAGCAGCGGGTGCTCCTTCTGAGATAGCTACATTGGCTTCTCTTTTTGCACGGGCCAGCTATAACTATGACGAACGGTATATGTTTCAGGTTACAATCCGTCGTGACGGCTCTTCCCGTTTCGGATCTAATAATCACTACGCTGTATTCCCTTCCTTCTCACTTGGATGGAATTTAACAAACGAAAAGTTTATGGAGAGACGTCCTGAGTGGCTGACATCTACAAAAGTTCGTTTCTCTTGGGGTAAGAACGGTAATGAAAACATAGGTAACTTTAAATATACTGTGTTAACTTCAACCGGCAACAATTACATTTTCGGAGCCGGAGAAAAGGTGATCAATGGGGTGAAGGCCAGTGGACTCGCTAATCCTGACCTGAAATGGGAAGAATCAGAACAGTTGGACTTTGGTATTGACTTTGGTTTCTTTAATAACGCTTTGACTTTTACTGCCGACTATTACAAGAAAACTACCAATGGTATGTTGATGGAAATGAATATCCCTTCCTATGTGGGTGAATCCAAACCGATTGGTAACGTAGGTAAGATGGAAAACAGTGGTATTGAATTGGAAGCAGCATACAGATTCCGCGTATCTGACTGGAACTTCCGCATTGGTGGTAATCTGACCTATTTAAAGAATAAGCTGATTGAATATGGAAACGAATCTGGTTGGGCAAACCTTGATTCTTTCCAAGGTACAGGTACAATCAGCCGTGCTCAGAATGGTAAACCTTTCCCATACTTCTATGGATACAAAACTGCAGGTGTATTCCAGAATATGGATGAAGTGAATGCTTATACTAACTCTAAGGGAGAATTGATACAGCCGAACGCAGTTCCCGGTGATGTTCGTTTCGTGGATGTGGATGGAAGTGGTTCAATTGATGCTGATGACCGTACCGATATCGGAAAAGGTATGCCTGACTGGACTTATGGCCTTAATTTGAATGTAAGTTGGAAGAACTTCGATTTGAGTATGATGTGGCAAGGTACTATGGGTAATGATATTTATGATGCAACTCGCCGTACCGACATCTCTGCTACTAATCTTCCTTCATGGATGCTGAACCGTTGGACCGGTGAAGGTACTTCTAACCGTATCCCTCGTTTTATGCTGGGTGATAATACAAACTGGCAATCATCTGATTTGTATGTTTACGATGGCAGTTATTTGCGTCTGAAAAACATTCAAATAGGCTACACTTTGCCGGCGGCATTAACACAGAAAGTGTTTGTTTCTTCACTGCGCTTCTACGTAGCAGCAGAGAACTTGTTTACTTTCACTAAATATCATGGTTTCGACCCTGAAATTTCATCGGGTGGTACTTCACTTGGTGTTGACTATGGTGTGTATCCTCAGGCCAGAACATGGACGATTGGTGCTAACCTCACTTTCTAA
- a CDS encoding restriction endonuclease subunit S — translation MFSIEHCKHRVKCNKKSPKYPFLNTSIQNPEYVINTSKTNNQLIINKNTILSSNTSLHVIEHRILFF, via the coding sequence ATGTTCTCAATCGAACACTGCAAACATAGAGTAAAATGCAATAAAAAAAGCCCTAAGTACCCATTCTTAAATACGTCAATTCAAAATCCAGAATACGTTATCAATACGTCAAAAACAAATAATCAATTGATAATCAATAAGAATACTATACTTTCATCGAATACGTCATTGCATGTTATAGAACATAGAATACTATTTTTCTAA
- a CDS encoding DUF5686 family protein, translating into MKKVIFFAPFYESIIDDYRADLYIKGKVNLRKKNHILRFIPTMFRIRKGVREYMMETYSDLHFTAPDIYDQKVKASVGTSSEFWELDGRLPEYFHVNVYASTLLYDKLLSPLAPNAMKYYSYHVDSVMGKVHDLRYKISFKPKSKSFQLVSGHMVVSENVWSVREMHFSGRSEMLRFDNMIRMGDVGESDEFLPVHYDVDATFRFLGNVVDANYIAALDYKTIIQKDPSQLERKRLKSKYDLSESYTLRSDTNSYRKDSSYFESIRPIPLTEHEQDLYKDFFLSRDTSYRYKKPKNKNLEFWGQIGDALISRYTVDLSKLGSVRCSPLINPFLLSYSGKNGFSYRQEFKYNRIFTGDRLLRLVPRLGYNFKYNEFYWSVKSDFDYWPRKRAALHISVGNGHRIYSSRMLDELKNIPDSVFDFDQVQLDYFNDLYLQVRHSWEIVNGLSLDVGFSMHKRTEANRSMYVSTKSASRSVPSSEVYPDWTEKMRHSYNSFAPRVRLTWTPGQYYYMNGDRKVNLHSKYPSISVDWERGINGVFKSTGTYERVEVDIQHSIPLGLMRDFYLRFGWGAFTNQKDIYFVDFANFTRSNLPVGWNDEIGGVFQLLDGRWYNSSRKYLRGHLTYESPFLMLRHLVKYTQHVLNERLYLNALVVPHLNPYVEVGYGIGTNIFDFGVFGSFANWKFKEIGCKFTFELFNR; encoded by the coding sequence ATGAAGAAGGTCATCTTCTTTGCCCCTTTTTATGAAAGTATTATCGACGACTATAGAGCTGATCTTTATATTAAGGGAAAGGTGAATCTTCGCAAGAAAAATCATATTTTGCGCTTTATTCCTACCATGTTCCGTATCCGGAAAGGAGTGAGGGAATATATGATGGAGACTTATAGTGACTTGCATTTTACTGCTCCCGACATTTATGATCAGAAGGTAAAAGCGAGTGTCGGCACTTCTTCTGAGTTTTGGGAGCTGGATGGCAGGTTGCCAGAATATTTTCATGTTAATGTCTATGCTTCTACCTTATTGTATGATAAGCTCCTTTCGCCTCTGGCTCCAAATGCAATGAAATATTATTCTTATCATGTCGATTCCGTAATGGGTAAAGTGCATGATTTGCGATATAAGATTAGTTTCAAGCCGAAAAGCAAGAGTTTTCAGTTGGTGAGCGGGCACATGGTGGTCAGCGAGAATGTATGGAGTGTACGTGAGATGCATTTTAGCGGACGTTCTGAAATGTTGCGTTTCGACAATATGATACGTATGGGGGATGTGGGTGAGTCGGATGAGTTCTTGCCTGTACATTATGATGTGGATGCTACTTTCCGCTTTTTGGGCAATGTGGTTGATGCTAATTATATTGCTGCTCTTGATTATAAAACCATTATTCAGAAAGACCCTTCACAGTTGGAGCGAAAGAGATTGAAAAGCAAGTATGATTTGTCGGAATCCTATACATTACGCAGTGATACGAATAGCTACAGGAAAGATAGTTCTTATTTCGAGAGCATACGTCCGATTCCGTTGACTGAACATGAACAGGATTTATATAAGGATTTCTTTTTGAGCCGTGATACTTCATATCGATATAAGAAACCCAAAAATAAGAATCTGGAATTCTGGGGGCAGATAGGTGATGCACTTATCAGCCGTTATACGGTGGACCTTTCGAAATTGGGAAGTGTCCGCTGTTCACCGCTTATCAATCCCTTCTTGCTGAGTTATAGCGGGAAGAATGGTTTTTCTTATCGGCAGGAATTTAAGTACAACCGTATTTTTACGGGCGACCGTCTGTTGCGTCTCGTTCCCAGATTGGGTTATAACTTCAAGTATAATGAGTTTTATTGGTCTGTAAAGTCGGATTTTGATTACTGGCCACGCAAGCGTGCAGCTCTTCATATCAGCGTAGGTAATGGTCACCGCATCTATAGTAGTAGGATGTTGGATGAATTGAAAAATATTCCGGATAGTGTTTTCGATTTTGATCAGGTGCAACTGGATTACTTTAATGACTTATACTTGCAGGTGCGCCATAGTTGGGAAATTGTAAATGGCTTGTCACTGGATGTTGGTTTCTCCATGCATAAGCGTACGGAAGCCAATCGCTCAATGTATGTATCCACCAAGTCGGCTTCAAGAAGTGTGCCCTCTTCAGAAGTTTATCCTGATTGGACAGAGAAAATGCGTCATTCATACAATAGTTTTGCTCCGCGTGTCCGTCTGACGTGGACTCCCGGGCAATACTATTATATGAATGGTGATCGCAAAGTGAACTTACATTCCAAATATCCCAGTATTTCAGTGGACTGGGAGCGGGGCATCAATGGGGTTTTTAAGAGTACCGGTACCTATGAGCGTGTCGAAGTAGATATTCAGCACTCCATTCCTTTGGGATTGATGCGTGATTTTTATCTCCGCTTTGGATGGGGCGCTTTTACCAATCAAAAAGATATATACTTTGTGGATTTTGCTAACTTTACCCGTTCGAATCTTCCTGTAGGATGGAATGATGAAATTGGGGGAGTATTCCAGCTGCTTGACGGGCGGTGGTACAACTCCTCCCGTAAATACCTTCGTGGGCATTTGACATACGAATCTCCTTTCCTGATGTTGCGCCATTTGGTGAAGTATACACAGCATGTGCTCAATGAGCGCCTTTATCTGAATGCTTTGGTTGTTCCGCATCTGAATCCTTATGTTGAGGTTGGCTATGGCATCGGTACCAATATTTTTGATTTCGGAGTCTTTGGCAGCTTTGCCAACTGGAAATTTAAGGAGATAGGTTGCAAATTCACTTTTGAGTTGTTCAACCGATAA
- a CDS encoding glutamine synthetase III family protein, which yields MSKMRFYALQELANRRPLEVTTPSNKLSDYYGSHVFDRKKMQEYLPREAYKAVTDAIEKGTPISREIADLIANGMKSWAKSLNVTHYTHWFQPLTDGTAEKHDGFIEFGENSNVIERFSGKLLIQQEPDASSFPNGGIRNTFEARGYTAWDVSSPAFVVDTTLCIPTIFISYTGEALDYKTPLLKALGAVDKAATEVCQLFDKNVTRVFTNLGWEQEYFLVDSALYNARPDLCLTGRTLMGHSSAKDQQLEDHYFGSIPPRVTAFMKELEIECHKLGIPAKTRHNEVAPNQFELAPIFENANLANDHNQLVMDLMKRIARKHNFAVLLHEKPYSGVNGSGKHNNWSLCTDTGINLFAPGKNPKGNMLFLTFLVNVLMMVYKNQNLLRASIMSAGNSHRLGANEAPPAILSIFLGRQLSATLDDIVRQVGDDKMTAEEKTTLKLGIGRIPEILLDTTDRNRTSPFAFTGNRFEFRAAGSSSNCAAAMIAINAAMANQLNEFKASIDKLMEEGIGKDEAIFRILKETIIASEAIRFEGDGYSDQWKEEAARRGLTNICHVPEALMHYMDNQSRSVLIGERIFNETELACRLEVELEKYTMKVQIESRVLGDLAINHIVPIAVSYQNRLLENLLGLKEIFSPEEYEVLSADRKELIREISKRVTAIKVLVREMTEARKVANHMDSYKDKAFAYEENVRPYLEKIRDHIDHLEMEVDDEIWPLPKYRELLFTK from the coding sequence ATGTCAAAAATGAGATTCTACGCCTTGCAAGAGCTCGCCAACCGGCGCCCTCTTGAAGTTACTACCCCTTCGAACAAATTATCCGATTATTACGGAAGTCATGTGTTTGACCGCAAAAAAATGCAGGAGTACTTACCCCGGGAAGCTTACAAAGCTGTGACAGACGCCATAGAAAAAGGTACCCCTATCAGCCGCGAGATAGCCGACCTGATAGCAAACGGTATGAAGAGTTGGGCAAAATCCCTGAATGTCACTCATTACACTCACTGGTTCCAGCCACTGACGGATGGCACTGCCGAAAAACATGACGGTTTTATCGAATTTGGAGAAAATTCAAATGTAATCGAACGTTTTTCCGGCAAATTACTGATCCAGCAGGAACCGGACGCTTCTTCTTTCCCTAACGGAGGCATACGTAATACGTTTGAAGCTCGCGGATATACCGCTTGGGATGTCTCTTCGCCCGCTTTCGTTGTAGATACCACATTGTGTATTCCCACAATCTTTATCTCCTATACCGGTGAAGCACTGGACTATAAGACCCCATTACTGAAAGCACTGGGTGCTGTGGACAAGGCTGCCACGGAAGTATGCCAGTTATTCGATAAGAATGTGACCCGTGTATTCACGAATCTGGGATGGGAACAGGAATATTTCCTGGTAGATTCCGCCCTATACAATGCCCGTCCCGATCTTTGTCTGACCGGGCGCACGCTTATGGGACATTCGTCTGCAAAAGACCAGCAGTTGGAAGACCACTATTTCGGTTCTATCCCCCCACGGGTAACAGCTTTCATGAAAGAACTGGAAATAGAATGCCACAAACTTGGAATTCCGGCAAAAACACGCCATAACGAAGTTGCCCCCAACCAATTTGAATTGGCTCCAATCTTTGAGAATGCCAACCTTGCCAATGATCATAATCAGTTGGTAATGGACCTGATGAAGCGTATTGCCCGTAAACATAACTTTGCCGTGTTGCTGCATGAGAAGCCTTACAGTGGTGTTAACGGTTCGGGAAAACACAATAACTGGTCACTCTGTACAGATACCGGCATCAACCTTTTCGCTCCCGGTAAGAATCCAAAAGGAAACATGCTTTTCCTCACTTTCTTAGTGAACGTATTAATGATGGTTTATAAAAACCAGAATTTACTGCGTGCTTCTATAATGAGTGCAGGTAACAGTCACCGCCTAGGTGCCAATGAAGCGCCACCCGCTATTTTATCCATATTCCTGGGCAGACAATTATCTGCCACTCTGGATGATATAGTACGTCAGGTAGGAGACGATAAAATGACTGCCGAAGAAAAAACAACTCTTAAATTGGGAATCGGACGTATTCCAGAGATTCTCCTCGACACGACAGACCGTAACCGTACTTCTCCGTTTGCTTTCACCGGCAATCGTTTTGAGTTCCGTGCAGCCGGTTCTTCATCCAACTGTGCAGCTGCCATGATTGCTATCAATGCTGCCATGGCTAACCAGTTGAATGAATTCAAAGCATCCATCGACAAACTGATGGAAGAAGGAATTGGGAAAGATGAAGCCATTTTCCGCATCCTGAAAGAAACTATCATCGCTTCCGAAGCTATCCGTTTCGAAGGAGACGGTTACTCTGACCAATGGAAAGAAGAAGCTGCCCGCCGCGGACTGACTAATATTTGCCATGTACCCGAAGCTCTGATGCACTATATGGACAACCAATCCCGCTCGGTATTGATCGGCGAACGTATCTTTAATGAAACGGAGCTCGCCTGTCGTCTGGAAGTAGAATTGGAGAAATACACCATGAAAGTGCAAATTGAAAGCCGCGTATTGGGTGACTTGGCCATCAATCACATTGTCCCCATAGCAGTCAGCTACCAGAACCGCCTGCTGGAGAACCTGCTCGGACTCAAAGAAATCTTCTCCCCTGAAGAATACGAAGTACTAAGTGCCGATCGTAAAGAACTGATACGGGAAATTTCCAAGCGTGTAACTGCTATCAAAGTCCTTGTACGCGAAATGACCGAAGCCCGTAAAGTGGCCAATCATATGGATAGCTACAAAGATAAGGCTTTTGCCTACGAAGAAAATGTACGCCCATATCTGGAAAAGATACGTGATCATATCGATCACCTTGAAATGGAGGTCGACGACGAGATTTGGCCGTTGCCGAAATATAGGGAATTGTTGTTCACAAAATGA
- a CDS encoding Crp/Fnr family transcriptional regulator → MVKMNLSDVNVPELIADMWEPLNEEQREFLANHFTLQNYKKNEVIHCEGETPKYLMCLLNGKVKIYKDGVGGRSQIIRMIKPVEYFGYRAYFAKEDYVTAAAAFEPSLICLIPMSAITTLVSQNNDLAMFFIKQLSIDLGIADERTVNLTQKHIRGRLAESLLFLKESYGLEEDGSTLSIYLSREDLANLSNMTTSNAIRTLSQFATERLITIDGRKIKIIDEEKLKKISKIG, encoded by the coding sequence ATGGTAAAAATGAATTTGTCAGACGTGAATGTTCCGGAGCTGATAGCCGATATGTGGGAGCCCCTGAATGAAGAGCAGCGGGAATTTCTCGCGAACCATTTTACGCTCCAGAATTATAAGAAAAATGAGGTCATTCACTGCGAAGGTGAGACCCCGAAATACCTTATGTGTCTCTTGAACGGAAAGGTCAAAATTTATAAGGATGGTGTTGGCGGCAGAAGCCAGATTATCCGCATGATTAAGCCTGTAGAATATTTCGGTTATCGCGCCTATTTTGCCAAAGAAGACTATGTTACTGCTGCTGCTGCTTTCGAACCCTCTCTTATTTGCCTGATACCAATGAGCGCTATCACAACACTGGTTTCACAAAACAATGATCTTGCCATGTTCTTCATCAAGCAGTTGTCCATCGATCTGGGAATTGCCGACGAACGTACTGTCAACCTGACACAGAAGCATATTCGTGGAAGATTAGCTGAATCGCTTCTTTTCCTCAAAGAAAGTTATGGATTGGAAGAAGACGGTTCTACCCTCAGTATTTATCTGTCACGCGAAGATCTGGCAAACCTGTCTAATATGACAACTTCTAACGCTATCCGTACCTTATCACAATTCGCTACCGAACGCCTGATCACGATTGACGGACGAAAAATAAAGATCATCGATGAGGAAAAACTAAAGAAGATAAGTAAAATAGGATAA